A window of Phacochoerus africanus isolate WHEZ1 chromosome 11, ROS_Pafr_v1, whole genome shotgun sequence genomic DNA:
GGTCAACAGAGCCTGGAAGAGGCAGGACTGAGGCTGGAGAATACTGTGGCATTTGGACTCCTGACTCCCTGAAACCAGgtagggccctgtggggctcccggGTATAGGCCTTTCTGTACCCCCAATTCTTGTTTTTAGGggataagcttcagcctccatgaccttccttgAGTTCCACAGGGCAAGTTCAGacagctgctaatcagggaaagAAGGGGATGCAGACACCAGGGAGGAACAGCCTagaaacaacagtgcagccttggggcaaggTCCCAGTTCCTCTTCTAGGAATATACACAACGATATCTTTGAacccttctgcagaactaaacctCCCAACAAAAACCAGGAGAGGAGAACCACCAGAGCCACTCCTGGGGCCACCAAACACCAACTCTCATGGAGAAGGAAAGCTTGCATCTAGACCGATCTTCACCTGTGGCCCTGTTTTCAGCTCCCAAattataaaaccacttcctaatctctcccaagggagggcacagtttttagggcattagtctgctgtggcctcccttgcctggcaaagcaacaggtttttttttttctccttcaccccaaactgcCTCTGCATTTCTGTTCGGCACTGGCAACTCTCTCACTAAACCACAACCCCTACCCCATTAACACAAAGCAACTCCTAGGAGTGAGGAGTGAGGAATCTCAAGCCTTCCCTCCcagctgcagagacaatgggCCACCCCAGACGGGCGGGCTGTTGGGAGGGGTGGCACGACCTGCCCTTTGGACTTGAAGCTAGCACTTACCCAGCACTTCCTGTCTGCTAGTCTCTGTGCAATGAGCCTTTCATGCTCTTTAAAACAAATCGATGAGGCAGGCGGGTCGTGCAACCCTAATCTATTCGATTAAACGTTACAGGCAGGCGAGGTAAACTAAGGCTCAGGAGACCAGCTGCAGGCGCTTCACCCAGGTTCGCTCTCAAGTCTACTCTCGCtaaagccccccccccagcccggcccGCCCCACCCCTGGCTTTGCCGCTGCACCTCCGTCACTTCCCGTCTTCTCAGTTGCCCCATAAATTAAAAACGAGGTGGCTGGCCGAAATGATCTTTAGGGGTCTTTCCAGCTTGACCGTTTTACAGTTTGAGGGACAGGGAAGCAAAACCCTCAAGGTTCGTTCCTCAAAGCACCTGCTGAAGCGCAGCGGACTAGCGCCTGCCGGCTCTGCGATGGGGCACAGGGAGCCCGGCGTCTTCGCGGGTCAGTCCCCAGGCAAACCTCTCCGCCTGGGCGCCGGGCTGCCGCGCGCATGCGCAGTGGCCCCCGGGTGCGCGCGCCGTCCCTCCGCTCCCTGCCCCACCCGCGCCTGCTTCCAGTCTCTGAGGGAAGCGAGGGCGTGTGCGTGTCCGGCTCCGGCTGACCGTTGGCCCCCCTCCTCTAGAGCCGTCGCAGAGCTTTCCtcgcctcccctcctccccggcTCTGGTAACAACACCCTAGCACagagccggggaggggggggaggccTCCAGCCCGACGCCCCTGGGGCCTCCCGCTAGTCCGGTGTCGGCCCGCCCCGAGGGGCGTGAAGGGGGGCGGGGCTGAGGACTTCGGACTCCGGCCCAGAGACCGCCTCCTGCCGAGCCGAGAGCAGGCAGCCGGGTCCGGCGGGGAGCCAGCCATGACCGCGCTACAGGGGCTCTGGCCCGAGATGCAGGACACCTGCACCTCGCTGGGGCTGATGCTGTCGATCGTGCTATTCACGGGGCTGGCCCGCGTGGTCACCCGGCAGCAGCTGAACAGGCCCATGGCCCACGCTTTCGTCTTGGAGTTTCTGGCTACCTTCCAGCTCTGCTTCTGCACCCATGAACTGCAACTGCTGAGCGAGCAGGAACCCCGGCACCCCACCTGGCCGCTGACACTAATCTACTTCTTCTCCTTGGTGCATGGCCTGACTCTGGTGGGAACCTCCAGCAATCCGTGCGGAGTGATGATGCAAATGATGCTGGGGGGGATGTCCGCTGAGATAGGTGGAATGAGGCTGTTGGCTCAACTGATGGGCGCCCTGTGCAGCAGGTACTGCGTGGGTGCCTTGTGGAGTCTGGAGCTGACCAAGTATCACGTCAGGGACAGGAGCTTCGCTTGCAGGAATCCCATCCAAGTGGACTTGCCCAAAGCGGTCATCATAGAGGCCATCTGCTCCTTTATCTTCCACAGCGCTTTGCTGCACTTCCAGGAGGTCCGAGCTCAGCTTCGTATCCACCTGCTGTCAGCACTCATCACCTTTTTGGTCTATGCAGGTTTGTTATTCTCACAAAACACTTAGCACGTCTGTAGCCTAGATGATTTGAGGCTCTTAAGTTCTTGGCCAAGATATATTTGAAATCCCCATGTCTCTTGTCAATATCGATATATCCGGTTTCCTGACCATTTTGGAGCCCATCCTTTACTGATAAAATTGAACTATAGATCCTCCATTCAGTGTTTTAACACCCAGAGAAAGCCAGTTCTCTGCTGAAACTGAGATCATGAGAGATATGCCAAGGGTTCGAATATCCTACAAAGGAATTGTTTTAATGGTAGACAGGAAAGATAACATCAGCTACTTCTTGCCAACTTGGTATAATCCTTTCTGAAACTCTCACTGAAAAGTGATCCTgggttttaaaaagttctttccaATTTAAAGCACAGACTACCTGATTGGTTAGTAGTAAGAGTGGGAAGTAGAAATTCTGTAGTTCTATTTCTTAGTTCTTTTTCTACAAAATCACTTAAAACCTCTTATTTCCTTAATAATTCATCTTGAGTTATAAATGAACTTCTAATGGCCTATcaagaattgtttttatttatatttttattttttgtgtgtctttttatcttttctagggccgcacccaaggcatatggaggttcccaggctaggggtctaattggaactgtagccaccagcctttcgccacagccacagcaactcgggatccgagtcttgtctgcaacctacaccacagctcacggcaacaccagatccttaacccactgagcaaggccagggatcgtacctgcaacctcatggttcctagtctgacttgttagccactgagccacgacaggaactccaaggattgtttttaaattaaaataaaacttgcttgggagttcccattgtggctcaatggtaatgaaccccactagtatccatgaggacacgtgtttgatccctggcctctctcagtgggttaaggatccggcattactgtgagctgtggtgtaggttgcagaagtggctagGGTCCCAagatgctctggctgtggcataggctggcagctctagctccaattcaactcctagcctgggaacttccatatgctgcagatgtggccctaaaaagcaaaaaacaaacaaacaaaaaaacccaacaaacatgCTCGAGATtaaagatgctttttattttcatttattattattattttttgtctttttgccttttctggggccacacccaaggcatatggagattcccaggctaggggtctaatcggagctgtagctgccgacctactccagagccacagcaatgcgggatccgagccgcatctgcaacctacaccacagctcatggcaacaccggatccttaacccactgagcgaggccagagatcgaacccgaaacctcgtgactcctagtcagacttgttaaccactgagccacaacgggaactccaaatttttattttttattctcttttgctttctttttggtcacaccagcagcatatggaagatcccaggccagagatccaacccacaccacagcaagaacccaggttgctgcagtgacaatgccagatctttaactcactgtgccacagaaaaACTCCTAAAGatgctttttaaagagaaataactattgggagttccctggtagtctagtgctTTCACCACTTTGGCCCAGGCTAAacgctagtctgggaactgagatctcataAAGCTGCTGCCCaccagggccaaaaaaaaaattcttgagaaaTCTATTGCTTTCTTGTAAACCATGTGTTTACCTTGACAGATCTCAGATGCAGTGGATAATCTGGATTTCTAAATGGGACAAgagaattttttgtctttttaggtccacacccatggcatatggagcttccccgCTAGCTTCATATGGAGCTAGGGATCAAAATGGaactatataccacagccacagcaacacgggatccaagtcacgtctgccacctacactacacagctcacagcaacgctggatccttaacccactgagcaacaccgaggatcaaacccgaaacctcacggttcctagtcggattcggttccactgtgccacaacaggaactccccaaaaaacaaaagtttaatgaTTAAATGTGTCACTTTAAATAATTGTAAGAAAATACTTTCATTGGGACTCTATCTAAATTATATAATGTCTGGAGGCAGGAATCCAATACAAGGAAATTAGTCGTAAGAGTCTATCTTCTGAGCATTGAAAGGGAAACCATGAGTAGAAGCAGACCTTAAGAGAGGGACTTTTAAGCATATGCTCAACTTCCtaggtaaaaataaaagactttccaagccattttcctttcttcccttcctttctagtACCATTCTTTTTGTAGATACAGCTGGAAATAAATGGTATAGGCGAGAAGGAAGGATATATGCTTGAGGGATTGGTGAGTAGCTGCGTATTAAAGTTTTAGATTTGGGCTAAAGCAGAATCATCCCTTGCAAAAAGTTATGCCACAGCTTAGCTCTGACTTTATATAATTAAAAgcagtaaacattttaaaatattttaaattaataagatGTTATAAACAGTTCCTCtgttggttttttgttcttttttttttttttttgctttttagggccacagcaacagcatatggaaattcccaggctagggggtcgaattggagccacagcaacaccagatccgatctgCATCTTGCAacacacagcacagctcatggcaacaatggatccttaatccactgagtgagactagggatggaacccacatcctcatagacactagttggggtcattacctctgagccacaatgggaacttcccctccGCCGTCTCTTGATTCTCCTTCAATTGGTATTCTTCTTGTTTTTGtacttttaatacatatttataatttcataaataatattgtatataatattaGACAATacctagtttatttttattttctttttagggccacacccttggcatatggaagtttccaggctaggtagaggcctaactggagctacagctgccagcctatgccacagccatagaaacatgggatccaagccgtgtctgtgacctatgctgaagctcatagcaacaccggatccttaacccactaagtgaggccagggattgaacctgaatcctcatggatgctagttgggttcgttaccactgagccacaacggtaactctgctctttttcttcccttcacatTACTGGGCGGGGCTAGTGACGAGATCACTACAGCAATAGTTCTCAACATTATTTCTGCAATGCAATCACCTGGGGAGCATTTTAAACATAACCACATCTGGGTGCAGAGATTAAGATTTAATTGATGTGGGAAGGGACTTAGGCAATAGTATATTTTAAACTGTCCCAGGTGATcccagagttcccctcatggctcagtggttgacgaatccgactaggaaccactaggttgctggtttgattcctggcctcgctcagtgagttaaggatccggccttgctgtgagctgtggtgtaggctgaagacggctcggatcccgtgttgctgtggctctggcgtaagccggtgactacacctccaattagacccctagcctgggaacctccatatgccttgggtgtggccctagaaaagacaaaaaataaaaaaaatttaaaaaaatagtgtccCAGGTGATCCTAATATGAAACCAGGGCTAAGAACTACTGCTCCAGTGTAGACTGACAGCCAGTTCAGCAGCCACTAACCACATGTGGTTATTTAGCTATAAATCAGCTAAAATGAAACGTTCAgttcctcagttgctgtggccacatttcaagtactcaagAGCCATATGTGGCTAGTGGGTAGATTACTGGATAGCACTAGAGACTCTGCAGTGCCAAACCTAATAGAAAATTGTTGATTATTACTGCTGCAGATATTAATCATCTATTATAATTataatcttccttttttataGTATGAGGGAAATAAGAATATTCATTGGGCTACATGCCAAGCATGTAGGAAATTTATGAATTAtcttaattcttagaccagcccaCTGATGaatacattatttccattttaagtaaAGTGAGAGGCTCAAAAAAGTGAAACGACTTGTCCAACGTCACACAGCTGGAATATGCTGGAACCATCATTCATTATCAGCATTTCTACAAGTGTGCTCCTCAAAAGTaacaaaaacatatacatacaatagaatattattcaaccatgagaaggaatgaagttctgatacatgctacaacatgaatgaaccttgaaaacatgctaagccagacacaaaggggcAAATGTTATATGActccacttacatgaaatatccaCAGTAGGCAAAATGATACAGTCAGAAAGTAGAAGAGGTtacaagggggggggggtggcgggaaGGAATAGGGACTTACTGtttaataggtacagagtttcagtttggggtaatggaaaatttttggaaatagtAATGGCTAAATATTGTAAATCTAATGCCACTGACTATACACTTtataatggttaaaatggcatattttgttatgtatattttaccataattaaaaaaattttaagttgtgtAAGGATTCTGTTGCCAATTAAGTTCGGCCAACACTGGATTAAACAGATTTTCTAATAATGGAATCCTTTTTGTCTGGGAGTGCGTAGCAGAAGAGAACATACTTTGGAGGGTGCTGCACTAAGCCATATCGCTccccattatttttgttttttcttattttgctttttagggccccacctacagcatatggagattcccaggctaggaggtcaaattcccagccttccccacagccacagcaacaccgggtccaagccacatctgcaacctacaccagaacaacacaggatctttaacccagtgagtgaggccagaaagcAAACCTGCacctgcatggatactagttgggttgttactctgagccacaacgggaactcccagaaagttaacttttgatgtgaattttttttttttttttttgctttttagggccacacctgcagaatatggaagttcccacactggagactgaatcagagctacagctgccagccacagccacagccacagcatcttgggattcaagctgcatctgcaacctacaccacagctcatggcaatactggatccttaacccactgatcgaggccaggaattcagcctgtat
This region includes:
- the AQP11 gene encoding aquaporin-11, which translates into the protein MTALQGLWPEMQDTCTSLGLMLSIVLFTGLARVVTRQQLNRPMAHAFVLEFLATFQLCFCTHELQLLSEQEPRHPTWPLTLIYFFSLVHGLTLVGTSSNPCGVMMQMMLGGMSAEIGGMRLLAQLMGALCSRYCVGALWSLELTKYHVRDRSFACRNPIQVDLPKAVIIEAICSFIFHSALLHFQEVRAQLRIHLLSALITFLVYAGGSLTGAVFNPALALSLHFKCFDEAFLQFFIVYWLAPSLGILLMILMFSFFLPWLHNNNTINKKE